Proteins encoded within one genomic window of Thiothrix litoralis:
- a CDS encoding Dna2/Cas4 domain-containing protein: MPEAFFWEHAQAFLERVERLNLHGLHFQHVELCERRAWMYMHKVNFAQWYSRVQTGSALHDTSYQRDHSVRGLFGLAPDRIEWDECIVYENKGTGGAVEASSNQTAFYALMLSISTGKQWRAYTHVLSSRRRREVVLDAARLQKLWDASGRLEQLGELEAVPVAKKISLCETCSLAAFCGFD; the protein is encoded by the coding sequence ATGCCCGAAGCTTTCTTTTGGGAACATGCCCAAGCCTTTCTGGAGCGGGTCGAACGCCTCAACCTGCATGGCCTGCATTTTCAGCATGTGGAGTTGTGCGAGCGCCGCGCCTGGATGTACATGCACAAGGTGAATTTTGCCCAATGGTATTCACGGGTACAGACGGGTAGTGCGTTGCATGATACCAGTTATCAACGTGATCACTCGGTGCGCGGTCTGTTTGGGCTGGCTCCTGACCGGATTGAGTGGGACGAGTGCATTGTGTACGAAAACAAGGGGACGGGGGGCGCAGTGGAGGCTTCCAGCAACCAAACGGCGTTTTATGCCCTGATGTTGTCGATCAGTACCGGCAAACAGTGGCGGGCTTACACGCATGTGCTGAGTTCACGCCGCCGCCGTGAAGTGGTGCTGGATGCGGCTCGTTTGCAGAAACTCTGGGATGCTTCGGGACGATTGGAGCAGTTGGGCGAGCTGGAAGCGGTTCCAGTCGCCAAAAAAATCAGCTTGTGTGAGACCTGTTCACTGGCTGCCTTCTGTGGTTTTGATTGA